A window of the Streptomyces luomodiensis genome harbors these coding sequences:
- a CDS encoding M23 family metallopeptidase produces the protein MAFTRTATGKHRRPRKPGLRTGANIAGITTVASGVVAGIAGQAFAADEGPSSHETGLTQAIVIGDGIADHIEAQAQSQETAAEQAAAKAKAEAVARQEAARKAEAAAKKAKAERDAKLRAAREAERKRLNTFVAPISGSYVSTAYQASSGLWSSGTHTGIDFHASTGTSVHAVGSGEVVEAGWGGAYGNNIVIKMNDGTYTQYGHLSSIGVSVGQKVTPGQQIGLSGATGNVTGPHLHFEARTSAEYGSDIDPLAYLRSHGVNV, from the coding sequence ATGGCGTTCACCCGTACCGCCACCGGGAAGCACCGTCGTCCCCGCAAACCCGGCCTGCGCACCGGCGCGAACATCGCGGGCATCACCACGGTCGCTTCGGGAGTCGTCGCCGGGATAGCCGGACAGGCGTTCGCGGCCGACGAGGGCCCCTCCTCCCACGAGACCGGTCTGACCCAGGCGATCGTGATCGGCGACGGGATCGCGGACCACATCGAGGCCCAGGCGCAGTCCCAGGAGACCGCCGCCGAGCAGGCCGCCGCCAAGGCCAAGGCGGAGGCCGTCGCCCGGCAGGAGGCCGCCAGGAAGGCGGAGGCGGCGGCGAAGAAGGCCAAGGCGGAGCGCGATGCCAAGCTGCGCGCGGCGCGCGAGGCCGAGCGCAAGCGCCTCAACACCTTCGTGGCGCCGATCAGCGGCTCCTACGTCTCCACGGCCTACCAGGCGTCCAGCGGTCTGTGGTCCTCCGGCACCCACACCGGTATCGACTTCCACGCCTCCACCGGCACCTCGGTGCACGCCGTGGGCTCCGGCGAGGTCGTCGAGGCGGGCTGGGGCGGTGCCTACGGCAACAACATCGTCATCAAGATGAACGACGGCACCTACACCCAGTACGGTCATCTGTCGTCGATCGGCGTCTCGGTGGGCCAGAAGGTGACCCCGGGCCAGCAGATCGGCCTGTCGGGCGCCACCGGCAACGTCACCGGACCGCATCTGCACTTCGAGGCCCGCACCAGCGCGGAGTACGGGTCGGACATCGACCCCCTGGCGTACCTGCGCTCGCACGGCGTCAACGTCTGA
- a CDS encoding M16 family metallopeptidase — MTFHPQPKGGAPKPWAFPAPERGELANGLTVLRCHRPGQQVVAVEINLDAPLDAEPAGLDGVATIMARALSEGTDKHDAEEFAAELERCGATLDAHADHPGVRVSLEVPASRLPKALGLLADALRAPAFPDGEVERLVRNRLDEIPHELANPARRASMALSADLFPAASRMSRPRQGTQETIEGIDAAAVRAFYEAHVRPSTSTAVIVGDLGGVDLDRALADTLGAWTGGAAVPRTVPPIVADDTGRVVIVDRPGAVQTQLLIGRVGADRHDRVWPAQVLGTYCLGGTLTSRLDRVLREEKGYTYGVRAFGQVLRSAPPAPSGGSSGAAMLAISGSVATEVTGPALEDLWKVLRTLKEEGLTDEERDVAVQNLVGVAPLKYETAAAVAGTLADQVEQHLPDDFQAQLYARLAETGTVEATAAVVSAFPADRLVTVLVGDASAIEEPVRALGIGEVRVISG; from the coding sequence ATGACCTTCCACCCGCAGCCGAAGGGCGGCGCCCCCAAGCCGTGGGCGTTCCCGGCGCCCGAGCGCGGTGAGCTGGCCAACGGCCTCACCGTGCTGCGCTGCCACCGCCCCGGCCAGCAGGTCGTCGCCGTCGAGATCAATCTGGACGCGCCGCTGGACGCCGAGCCGGCCGGGCTCGACGGCGTCGCCACGATCATGGCGCGCGCCCTGTCGGAGGGCACCGACAAGCACGACGCCGAGGAGTTCGCCGCCGAGCTCGAGCGCTGTGGCGCCACGCTGGACGCGCACGCCGACCACCCCGGCGTCCGCGTCTCCCTGGAGGTTCCGGCCTCCCGGCTGCCCAAGGCGCTCGGTCTGCTGGCCGACGCGCTGCGCGCCCCCGCCTTCCCGGACGGCGAGGTCGAGCGGCTGGTGCGCAACCGGCTGGACGAGATCCCCCATGAGCTGGCCAATCCGGCCCGCCGCGCCTCGATGGCCCTCTCCGCCGACCTCTTCCCGGCCGCGTCGCGGATGTCCCGGCCGCGGCAAGGCACCCAGGAGACCATCGAGGGCATCGACGCCGCGGCCGTGCGGGCCTTCTACGAGGCGCATGTCCGGCCCTCCACCTCCACCGCCGTCATCGTGGGCGACCTCGGCGGCGTCGACCTCGACCGGGCGCTCGCCGACACCCTCGGCGCCTGGACGGGCGGGGCGGCCGTGCCGCGCACGGTGCCTCCGATCGTCGCGGACGACACCGGCCGCGTGGTGATCGTCGACCGGCCGGGCGCGGTCCAGACCCAGCTGCTCATCGGGCGCGTGGGCGCCGACCGCCACGACCGCGTCTGGCCCGCGCAGGTGCTGGGCACCTACTGCCTGGGCGGCACCCTCACCTCCCGCCTCGACCGTGTGCTGCGCGAGGAGAAGGGCTACACCTACGGGGTGCGCGCCTTCGGCCAGGTGCTGCGCTCCGCGCCCCCCGCGCCCTCCGGCGGTTCCTCGGGCGCCGCGATGCTGGCGATCAGCGGCTCGGTGGCCACCGAGGTCACCGGCCCCGCGCTGGAGGACCTCTGGAAGGTGCTGCGCACGCTGAAGGAGGAAGGGCTGACGGACGAGGAGCGCGATGTCGCGGTGCAGAACCTGGTGGGCGTCGCGCCGCTGAAGTACGAGACGGCGGCGGCCGTCGCGGGCACCCTCGCCGACCAGGTCGAACAGCACCTTCCGGACGACTTCCAGGCGCAGCTCTACGCCCGCCTCGCGGAGACCGGCACGGTGGAGGCCACGGCGGCGGTGGTGAGCGCCTTCCCGGCGGACCGGCTGGTCACGGTGCTGGTCGGCGACGCCTCGGCGATCGAGGAGCCGGTCAGGGCGCTGGGCATCGGCGAGGTGCGCGTCATCTCCGGCTGA
- a CDS encoding M16 family metallopeptidase has product MPMGHTATQQAGSGGLKATEHRLANGLRVVLSEDHLTPVAAVCLWYDVGSRHEVKGRTGLAHLFEHLMFQGSAQVTGNGHFELVQGAGGSLNGTTSFERTNYFETMPAHQVELALWLEADRMGSLLTALDEESLENQRDVVKNERRQRYDNVPYGTAFEKLVAMAYPEGHPYHHTPIGSMADLDAASLEDAREFFRTYYAPNNAVLSVVGDIDPEQTLAWIEKYFGSIPSHDAKRPPRDGTLPDVIGGQLREVVEEEVPARALMAAYRLPHDGTREADAADLALTVLGGGESSRLHNRLVRRDRTAVAAGFGLLRLSGAPSLGWLDVKTSGGVEVPAIEAAVDEELARFAEEGPTPQEMERAQAQIEREWLDRLATVGGRADELCRYAVLFGDPQLALTAVERVLAITPEEVRAVAAARLRPDNRAVLVYEPVQGAEDAADTDADEAAETDAEGEAAQ; this is encoded by the coding sequence ATGCCCATGGGTCACACGGCCACGCAGCAGGCCGGTTCCGGCGGCCTGAAAGCGACCGAGCACCGGCTGGCCAATGGCCTGCGCGTGGTGCTCTCCGAGGACCATCTGACCCCGGTCGCCGCGGTCTGTCTGTGGTACGACGTCGGCTCACGTCATGAGGTCAAGGGGCGCACGGGTCTGGCCCACCTCTTCGAGCACCTGATGTTCCAGGGCTCGGCGCAGGTCACCGGGAACGGCCACTTCGAGCTGGTGCAGGGGGCCGGCGGCTCGCTCAACGGCACGACCAGCTTCGAGCGCACCAACTACTTCGAGACCATGCCCGCCCACCAGGTCGAGCTCGCCCTGTGGCTGGAGGCCGACCGGATGGGGTCCCTCCTGACCGCGCTGGACGAGGAGAGCCTGGAGAACCAGCGCGACGTCGTCAAGAACGAGCGCCGCCAGCGGTACGACAACGTCCCGTACGGCACCGCCTTCGAGAAGCTCGTGGCCATGGCGTACCCCGAGGGCCACCCGTACCACCACACCCCGATCGGCTCGATGGCCGACCTGGACGCGGCCTCCCTGGAGGACGCGCGGGAGTTCTTCCGCACCTACTACGCGCCGAACAACGCCGTGCTGTCGGTCGTCGGCGACATCGACCCCGAGCAGACGCTCGCCTGGATCGAGAAGTACTTCGGCTCCATCCCCTCCCACGACGCCAAGCGGCCGCCCCGCGACGGCACGCTCCCGGACGTGATCGGCGGGCAGTTGCGCGAGGTCGTGGAGGAGGAGGTCCCGGCCCGCGCCCTGATGGCCGCCTACCGGCTGCCCCACGACGGCACCCGTGAGGCCGACGCCGCCGACCTGGCGCTGACCGTCCTCGGCGGCGGGGAGTCCTCCCGGCTCCACAACCGCCTGGTGCGCCGCGACCGCACCGCCGTGGCCGCCGGATTCGGCCTGCTGCGGCTGTCGGGCGCCCCCTCGCTCGGCTGGCTGGACGTGAAGACCTCCGGCGGTGTCGAGGTGCCCGCCATCGAGGCCGCCGTCGACGAGGAGCTGGCCCGCTTCGCCGAGGAGGGGCCGACCCCGCAGGAGATGGAGCGCGCACAGGCGCAGATCGAGCGCGAGTGGCTCGACCGGCTGGCCACGGTCGGCGGCCGCGCCGACGAGCTCTGCCGGTACGCGGTGCTCTTCGGCGACCCGCAGCTGGCGCTGACCGCCGTGGAGCGGGTGCTCGCCATCACCCCCGAGGAGGTGCGGGCCGTGGCCGCCGCGCGGCTGCGCCCCGACAACCGCGCCGTGCTGGTCTACGAGCCCGTCCAGGGCGCCGAGGACGCAGCCGACACCGACGCCGACGAAGCCGCCGAGACCGACGCAGAAGGGGAGGCGGCCCAGTGA
- a CDS encoding GntR family transcriptional regulator, with protein MNGDTTAVQGGRRISAHALCTAIRDDIVSGAYQPGSRLTEELLARRYGVSRVPVREALRTLESEGFVTTRRHAGACVAQPSEREAADLLDIRALLEPLGAARAAQRRTEAHLKVLRGLVRLGRERAQRGQLGELRPLADWFHETLAQASGSPSLAGMLVQLRRKTAWVFAAVPAPQPAPAEGARRPDPAARAVESWAEHGALVDAVARGDADRARTLATVHTERSLSEYRLHRPIPVRTSKHSVNTASGQN; from the coding sequence ATGAACGGGGATACGACCGCGGTCCAGGGCGGTCGCCGGATTTCGGCGCACGCACTGTGTACGGCGATTCGCGACGACATCGTCTCCGGTGCGTACCAGCCCGGCAGCCGGCTCACCGAGGAACTCCTCGCCCGGCGCTACGGGGTCTCGCGGGTGCCCGTCCGGGAGGCGCTGCGCACCCTGGAGTCCGAGGGTTTCGTGACCACCCGGCGGCATGCGGGGGCCTGTGTCGCCCAGCCCTCCGAACGTGAGGCGGCCGATCTGCTGGACATCCGCGCGCTGCTGGAGCCGCTGGGCGCCGCGCGGGCCGCACAGCGCCGCACCGAGGCGCATCTGAAGGTGCTGCGCGGGCTGGTCAGGCTCGGCCGGGAGCGGGCCCAGCGCGGTCAGCTCGGTGAACTGCGGCCGCTGGCCGACTGGTTCCACGAGACGCTCGCCCAGGCGTCCGGCAGTCCGAGCCTGGCCGGGATGCTCGTCCAGCTGCGCCGCAAGACCGCGTGGGTGTTCGCGGCCGTTCCGGCGCCGCAGCCCGCGCCGGCCGAGGGCGCCCGGCGCCCCGACCCGGCCGCGCGGGCCGTGGAGTCGTGGGCGGAGCACGGCGCGCTGGTGGACGCGGTCGCGCGCGGCGACGCCGACCGGGCGCGGACGCTCGCCACCGTGCACACCGAGCGCTCGCTGTCGGAATACCGGCTGCACCGCCCCATTCCGGTGAGGACTTCGAAACATTCCGTCAACACGGCGAGCGGCCAGAATTAA